One Paralichthys olivaceus isolate ysfri-2021 chromosome 21, ASM2471397v2, whole genome shotgun sequence genomic window carries:
- the LOC109626722 gene encoding sphingomyelin synthase-related protein 1, translating to MTQLSVRRWTPKHVAKWLKEEGFCDYVDLLCNKHRLDGTSLLALSEYDLRAQPLELKVLGDIKRLMVAIRKLQKQNMDVLEELGLPFDGHSPTGAGGSLDWLCNGDPSRDCDSTDTAPVGEEYHQYTNGKYKQQTRRLDPEYWKTVLSSIYVVFVFGFTSFVMVIVHERVPDMRTYPPLPDIFLDSVPRIPWAFAMAEACGVILCNIWLLVLLLHKHRSILLRRLCSLMGTVFMLRCITMFVTSLSVPGQHLQCSGKIYGDMWAKLQRAVAIWSGFGMSLTGVHTCGDYMFSGHTVVLTMLNFFVTEYTPRSWNFIHTLSWVLNLFGIFFILAAHEHYSIDVFIAFYITTRLFLYYHTLANTRAYQQSRRARIWFPMFSFFECNVNGPVPNEYCWPFSRPAVMRRLIG from the exons ATGACCCAACTGAGTGTCCGTCGCTGGACGCCCAAACACGTCGCCAAGTGGCTGAAGGAAGAGGGCTTCTGTGACTATGTGGACCTGCTGTGCAACAAGCACCGACTGGACGGCACCAGTCTGCTCGCCCTCAGCGAGTATGACCTCCGCGCGCAGCCTCTGGAGCTCAAGGTGCTGGGGGACATCAAGCGGCTAATGGTGGCGATCCGCAAACTTCAGAAACAGAACATGGACGTGCTGGAGGAGCTCGGCCTTCCCTTCGATGGCCACTCTCCTACAGGCGCTGGGGGAAGTTTGGATTGGCTGTGTAACGGAGACCCGAGCAGAGACTGTGACAGCACTGACACAGCACCGGTGGGAGAGGAGTATCACCAGTACACCAATGGAAAGTACAAGCAGCAGACGAGGCGTCTGGATCCAGAGTACTGGAAGACTGTGCTTAGCTCCATCTacgtggtgtttgtgtttgggttCACATCCTTTGTCATGGTCATAGTGCATGAGAGGGTCCCTGACATGCGCACATACCCTCCACTGCCAGATATCTTCCTAGACAG TGTGCCTAGAATACCGTGGGCCTTTGCCATGGCCGAGGCGTGTGGAGTGATCCTCTGTAACATCTGGCtgcttgttctgctgctgcataAACACAG ATCCATCCTGTTGCGACGTTTGTGCAGCCTCATGGGGACGGTGTTCATGCTGCGCTGCATCACCATGTTTGTCACCTCCCTGTCAGTGCCAGGACAGCACCTGCAGTGCTCGGGAAAG ATATACGGTGACATGTGGGCCAAACTGCAGCGAGCTGTTGCCATCTGGAGCGGCTTTGGGATGAGCCTGACCGGAGTGCATACTTGTGGCGACTACATGTTCAGCGGTCACACTGTGGTCCTCACTATGCTCAACTTCTTCGTCACAGAGT ACACTCCACGGAGCTGGAACTTCATTCACACGTTGTCCTGGGTCCTCAATCTTTTCGGCATCTTCTTCATCCTGGCCGCACATGAACACTACTCCATCGACGTGTTCATTGCCTTCTACATCACTACCAGACTCTTCCTGTATTACCACACTCTAGCGAACACCCGGGCCTACCAGCAGAGCCGACGAGCTCGCATCTGGTTCCCCATGTTCTCCTTCTTCGAGTGCAATGTCAATGGACCCGTCCCCAACGAGTACTGCTGGCCCTTCTCCAGACCCGCTGTGATGAGGAGGCTGATAGGATAA